The Panicum hallii strain FIL2 chromosome 9, PHallii_v3.1, whole genome shotgun sequence genome has a window encoding:
- the LOC112874915 gene encoding zinc finger protein GIS2-like — protein sequence MSPSRSKSRSRSKSRSRSRSRSRTRSPQRRDRLRSERAPRRSRSRSRSRSPYRRRERRGHRDFTCKNCRRPGHFARECPSAATCNNCNLPGHFAAECTSATVCWNCKESGHIASECKNEALCHTCNKTGHLARDCPTSGSNVKLCNNCFKPGHIAVDCTNERACNNCRQPGHIARECKNDPVCNLCNVSGHVARNCPKTTLASEIQGGPFRDILCRICGQPGHISRNCMATIICDTCGGRGHMSYECPSARIFDRGLRRF from the exons ATGAGTCCATCAAGAAGCaagagcaggagcaggagcaaGAGCCGGAGCCGCAGTCGCAGCAGAAGCAGGACCCGCAGTCCCCAGCGAAGAGATAGGTTGCGCAGTGAACGTGCACCCCGCCGCAGTCGCAGTCGCAGCAGGAGCCGCAGCCCGTACCGTCGCAGAGAACGACGTGGCCACAG GGATTTTACGTGCAAGAACTGCCGGAGACCTGGGCACTTTGCTAGGGAATGCCCGTCTGCGGCTACATGCAATAACTGTAATCTTCCAGG CCACTTCGCAGCAGAATGCACTTCAGCAACTGTCTGCTGGAACTGCAAGGAGTCTGGGCATATCGCCAGTGAGTGCAAGAATGAGGCCCTGTGCCACACATGCAATAAGACGGGTCACTTGGCGCGAGATTGCCCTACTTCAGGGTCTAATGTTAAGCTATGCAACAATTGTTTTAAGCCAGGCCACATTGCTGTTGACTGCACCAATGAACGGGCCTGCAACAACTGCCGTCAACCTGGGCACATAGCTCGGGAGTGCAAGAATGACCCGGTTTGCAACCTGTGCAATGTCTCTGGTCATGTAGCCCGTAACTGTCCAAAGACAACTCTGGCTTCAGAGATACAGGGAGGCCCGTTCCGTGATATCCTCTGCCGCATCTGCGGCCAGCCAGGACACATCAGCCGCAACTGCATGGCAACCATCATCTGCGACACATGCGGTGGGAGGGGGCACATGTCGTATGAGTGCCCATCGGCCAGGATATTTGATCGGGGGCTCCGCAGGTTCTGA
- the LOC112875436 gene encoding actin-depolymerizing factor 3-like: protein MANAASGVAVAEECTARFQELRTARAHRFVVFKIDDSLEQVVVDKVGARDAGFDDLTASLPADGCRYAVYDHDFTVGDATAQGAAGEAPRSKIFFVSWSPATADVKSKMVYASSCEGFKKELDGVQIDLQATEPSELTLDVLNDHVS, encoded by the coding sequence ATGGCGAACGCGGCGTCCGGGGTGGCGGTGGCCGAGGAGTGCACGGCGCGGTTCCAGGAGCTGCGCACGGCGCGCGCGCACCGCTTCGTGGTGTTCAAGATCGACGACTCCCTGGAGCAGGTGGTGGTCGACAAGGTGGGCGCCCGGGACGCCGGCTTCGACGACCTCACCGCCAGCCTCCCCGCCGACGGCTGCCGCTACGCCGTCTACGACCACGACTTCACCGTCGGCGACGCCACCGCGCAGGGCGCCGCGGGCGAGGCGCCCCGCAGCAAGATCTTCTTCGTGTCGTGGTCCCCGGCGACGGCGGACGTGAAGAGCAAGATGGTGTACGCGAGCTCCTGCGAGGGGTTCAAGAAGGAGCTGGACGGCGTGCAGATCGACCTGCAGGCCACGGAGCCCAGCGAGCTCACCCTCGACGTCCTAAACGACCACGTCTCCTAA
- the LOC112875437 gene encoding actin-depolymerizing factor 3 translates to MANARSGVAVNDDCMLKFGELQSKRLHRFIVYKMDDKFKEIIVEKVGDRETSYEDFTNSLPENDCRYAIYDFDFVTAEDVQKSRIFYILWSPSTAKVKSKMLYASSNQKFKSGLNGIQVELQATDATEISLDEIKDRAR, encoded by the exons ATG GCAAACGCAAGATCAGGAGTCGCGGTGAATGACGACTGCATGCTGAAGTTCGGCGAGCTGCAGTCGAAGAGGCTGCACCGTTTCATAGTTTACAAGATGGACGACAAGTTCAAGGAGATTATTGTGGAAAAGGTTGGGGATCGCGAGACCAGCTATGAGGATTTCACCAACAGCCTACCTGAAAATGACTGCCGATACGCTATCTATGATTTTGACTTTGTTACTGCAGAGGATGTCCAAAAGAGCAGGATCTTCTATATCCTATG GTCCCCATCCACCGCCAAGGTGAAGAGCAAGATGCTTTACGCGAGCTCAAACCAAAAATTCAAGAGTGGGCTCAATGGCATCCAGGTGGAACTGCAGGCTACTGATGCTACTGAAATCAGCCTTGATGAGATCAAGGATCGGGCACGCTAG